In Sphaeramia orbicularis unplaced genomic scaffold, fSphaOr1.1, whole genome shotgun sequence, a single window of DNA contains:
- the LOC115416566 gene encoding E3 ubiquitin-protein ligase RNF180-like, with protein MLRCRKCRKGVIDSTCLSAQVEAAHGDSADVCSIWHVDADAMPDWIHSAVHQAQWTLGKLNCPSCGARLGGFNFVHGGECPCGRDAAVHLSKSRVDRDHKHYVLIVQPRRTRPLAVQPGPPMDRIPDLNRAVPLNPGLQLDCAAVVSHVSPGHASKSLSGGGDAPSFSFSPLNCISHRRRCSLDDDTIRASCFCRGVLSDKSSVETMRTDVSVPCPTARSQDADEGPTGRSHVSEDRGSAVDQAHQDTDPSVLDPWIHEEVSDPGPILRDRNGEDSEDEQDDDETRQTSSTSNRLNKREKNRLKSLRRKQRRRERWLHRQLEQEQGNGVNVSPQEADDADREGVTCAVCLDVYFSPYTCRPCDHVFCEPCLRTLAKNRHANTPCPLCRTLITHTSFNKELHHAAKTFFPKVYVSRKQNFQNAPCSKWPLPSCRKRFRNLWGSQRRVAEAAGGRWRLTPAVFMLDALDLTDMRGWLFDIALVIVYIHSVNWILAALLFGFLTYYFLC; from the exons ATGCTTCGCTGCAGGAAGTGTCGGAAAGGCGTCATCGACTCGACGTGTTTGTCTGCG CAGGTGGAGGCTGCACATGGAGACTCAGCTGACGTTTGCAGTATTTGGCACGTTGATGCGGACGCAATGCCAGACTGGATCCACAGTGCTGTTCACCag GCCCAGTGGACTCTGGGAAAACTGAACTGTCCGAGCTGCGGGGCTCGTCTTGGAGGCTTTAACTTCGTCCACGGCGGTGAGTGTCCTTGCGGCCGCGACGCCGCTGTCCACCTCAGCAAAAGCCGAGTGGACCGCGACCACAAACACTACGTCCTCATCGTCCAACCGCGGAGGACGAGGCCGCTGGCGGTCCAGCCCGGTCCGCCGATGGACCGGATACCCGACCTTAACAGGGCGGTGCCGTTAAACCCGGGTTTACAGCTAGACTGCGCCGCCGTCGTGTCCCATGTGAGCCCCGGACACGCCTCCAAGTCGCTGAGTGGCGGCGGAGACGCCCCGTCCTTTTCCTTCAGTCCTCTGAACTGCATCTCCCACAGGAGACGGTGCAGTTTGGATGACGACACCATCAGGGCTTCGTGTTTCTGTCGTGGAGTCCTTTCAGACAAATCATCTGTGGAGACGATGAGGACAGACGTGTCAGTCCCATGTCCAACGGCGCGATCGCAGGACGCCGACGAAGGACCGACGGGACGCTCACATGTCTCAGAGGACAGAGGCTCAGCAGTGGACCAGGCCCACCAGGACACAGATCCTTCAGTACTGGACCCATGGATCCACGAGGAGGTTTCAGATCCAGGTCCGATCCTCAGAGACAGAAACGGTGAAGACAGCGAAGACGAACAGGACGACGACGAGACG CGTCAGACATCGTCCACCTCAAACCGACTGAATAAACGGGAGAAGAACCGTCTGAAGAGTCTGCgcaggaaacagaggaggagagaaCGCTGGCTTCACCGTCAGCTGGAGCAGGAACAG GGCAACGGCGTGAACGTGTCGCCGCAGGAGGCCGACGACGCCGACAGGGAAGGTGTGACGTGCGCCGTGTGTCTGGACGTCTACTTCAGCCCGTACACCTGTCGACCCTGCGACCACGTCTTCTGCGAACCCTGTCTGCGAACACTCGCCAAGAACCGCCACGCCAACACGCCGTGTCCGCTCTGCCGCACACTCATCACACACACCAGCTTCAACAAAG AACTCCACCACGCTGCTAAAACCTTCTTCCCTAAAGTCTACGTCAGCCGGAAACAGAACTTCCAGAATGCTCCGTGTTCCAAGTGGCCGCTGCCGAGCTGTCGCAAACGTTTCCGAAACCTGTGGG GATCTCAGAGGCGAGTGGCGGAGGCGGCGGGCGGGCGCTGGCGTTTGACCCCGGCCGTGTTCATGCTGGACGCCCTGGATCTGACCGACATGCGCGGTTGGCTCTTCGACATCGCTCTGGTCATCGTCTACATCCACTCGGTCAACTGGATCCTGGCGGCGCTGCTCTTCGGTTTCCTCACCTACTACTTCCTGTGCTGA
- the LOC115416567 gene encoding LOW QUALITY PROTEIN: 5-hydroxytryptamine receptor 1A-beta-like (The sequence of the model RefSeq protein was modified relative to this genomic sequence to represent the inferred CDS: deleted 1 base in 1 codon), giving the protein MEDSNNTTAWAQFDSPSGRPPRDGAGAGSEEEQVELGYQVLTSFLLGALILCAIFGNACVVAAIALERSLQNVANYLIGSLAVTDLMVSVLVLPMAALYQVLNRWTLGQVPCDIFVSLDVLCCTSSILHLCAIALDRYWAITEPIDYMKKRTPRRAAVLISVTWLVGFSISVPPMLIMRSQPRSVAEDRANPTQCQISTDPWYTIYSTFGAFYIPLTLMLVLYGRIFKAARFRIRRTVRKTEKKKVSDSCLALSPALFHKKPTAEAHGKSWRRTAEPRVLPLSVNGAVKHAEDGESLEIIEVHGGSRGNLPLPDTPGSAPLFQNRHEKATEAKRKIALARERKTVKTLGIIMGTFILCWLPFFIVALVKPFCPDSRFMPRWLEDVINWLGYSNSLLNPIIYAYFNKDFQSAFNKIIKCHFCRP; this is encoded by the exons ATGGAGGACTCCAACAACACCACGGCCTGGGCCCAGTTCGACAGCCCGTCCGGTAGA CCCCCCCGGGACGGTGCCGGTGCCGGTTCCGAGGAGGAGCAGGTGGAGCTCGGTTACCAGGTGCTCACGTCCTTCCTGCTCGGCGCGCTCATCCTGTGCGCAATCTTCGGGAACGCGTGCGTCGTGGCGGCCATCGCCTTGGAGAGGTCCCTCCAGAACGTGGCCAACTACCTGATCGGCTCCCTGGCCGTCACGGACCTCATGGTGTCGGTGCTGGTGCTGCCCATGGCCGCCCTCTACCAGGTTCTGAACCGCTGGACTCTGGGACAGGTTCCGTGCGACATCTTCGTGTCCCTGGACGTGTTGTGCTGCACCTCGTCCATCCTGCACCTGTGCGCCATCGCCCTGGACCGGTACTGGGCCATCACCGAACCCATAGACTACATGAAGAAGCGGACCCCCCGCAGAGCCGCGGTCCTCATCAGTGTCACCTGGCTGGTGGGCTTCTCCATCTCCGTGCCGCCCATGCTCATCATGCGCTCTCAGCCCAGGAGCGTGGCCGAGGACCGCGCCAACCCCACGCAGTGCCAGATCAGCACGGACCCCTGGTACACCATCTACTCCACCTTCGGGGCCTTCTACATCCCCCTGACCCTCATGCTGGTTCTGTACGGCCGGATCTTCAAAGCGGCCCGGTTCCGGATCAGGAGGACTGTGCGTAAAACGGAGAAAAAGAAAGTTTCGGACTCGTGCTTGGCTCTGTCCCCGGCTCTGTTCCACAAAAAGCCCACGGCGGAGGCGCACGGGAAGAGCTGGAGGCGCACCGCGGAGCCGCGCGTGCTGCCGCTGAGCGTCAACGGCGCCGTGAAGCACGCGGAGGACGGAGAGTCCCTGGAGATCATCGAAGTGCACGGCGGCTCCAGGGGGAACCTGCCGCTGCCCGACACCCCCGGCTCCGCTCCGCTGTTCCAGAACCGGCACGAGAAGGCGACGGAGGCCAAGAGGAAGATAGCGTTGGCCCGCGAGCGCAAGACGGTGAAGACCCTGGGCATCATCATGGGCACCTTCATCCTGTGCTGGCTGCCCTTCTTCATCGTGGCCCTGGTCAAACCCTTCTGCCCGGACTCCCGCTTCATGCCCCGGTGGCTGGAGGACGTCATCAACTGGCTGGGCTACTCCAACTCCCTGCTCAACCCCATCATCTACGCGTACTTCAACAAGGACTTCCAGAGCGCCTTCAACAAGATCATCAAGTGTCACTTCTGCAGACCCTGA